The following are from one region of the Anabas testudineus chromosome 2, fAnaTes1.2, whole genome shotgun sequence genome:
- the ackr4b gene encoding atypical chemokine receptor 4 codes for MDFDLVDGDSGSNDSYDDDYDYIVHSICDKEDVRSFAGIFLPVIYALALVVGLAGNALVVVVYTSRVRVRTLTDVCILNLAISDLLLLLTLPFWAADAVHGWMLGSAACKLTSFLYSTNFSCGMLLLACISVDRYRAVAQNPTGRTGTGPRVRRQWFLVCLVLWSVASFLGLPELIFSTVKHSHHRMACTARYPPSMARPAKAALELLEVILRFLLPFLVMIVCYSLVGRALSQAVGVRRDRKWRALRVLLAVVAVFLLTQLPYNVVKLCRAMDVIYLLVTDCQVSKRLDRAIQVTESLALTHACINPLLYAFIGSSFRGHVLKAIKHLGQRLGRHPRHVNEEPAVEIALNTCTQTQSQSGSEDQDTSTFTI; via the coding sequence ATGGATTTCGACCTTGTTGATGGCGACTCCGGCTCCAATGACAGTTACGATGATGATTATGACTATATTGTCCACAGTATCTGTGACAAAGAAGATGTGAGGTCTTTTGCCGGCATCTTCCTGCCAGTCATCTATGCCCTGGCTCTGGTGGTGGGTCTGGCCGGGAATGCCCTTGTAGTGGTGGTCTACACATCTCGGGTGCGTGTACGAACGCTGACAGATGTGTGCATCCTTAACCTCGCCATTTCAGACCTGTTGCTCCTCTTAACCCTGCCCTTCTGGGCAGCTGATGCTGTCCATGGCTGGATGTTGGGTTCGGCAGCCTGCAAGCTCACCTCCTTCCTCTACAGTACCAACTTCAGCTGTGGCATGCTACTGCTGGCGTGTATCAGTGTGGATCGCTACAGGGCTGTAGCTCAAAACCCGACAGGCAGGACTGGAACGGGTCCCCGGGTAAGGAGACAATGGTTCCTGGTGTGTCTGGTGTTGTGGAGCGTAGCCAGCTTCCTCGGTCTTCCTGAACTTATCTTCTCTACAGTAAAGCACTCCCATCACAGGATGGCCTGTACAGCCAGGTATCCTCCTAGCATGGCCCGCCCTGCAAAGGCTGCTTTGGAGCTGCTAGAGGTGATCCTTAGATTTCTGCTGCCTTTCCTTGTCATGATAGTGTGCTACAGCTTGGTAGGACGGGCACTGAGCCAGGCAGTTGGGGTGCGGAGAGACCGGAAATGGCGCGCCCTGCGGGTCCTGCTGGCTGTGGTGGCTGTATTCCTGCTTACGCAGCTTCCCTACAACGTGGTCAAGCTGTGCCGAGCAATGGACGTCATTTACCTCCTTGTGACTGACTGCCAAGTCAGCAAGAGACTGGATCGTGCTATTCAAGTGACAGAGAGCCTGGCATTGACCCATGCCTGCATCAACCCACTCCTCTATGCCTTCATTGGATCCTCCTTCAGGGGACATGTGCTCAAGGCTATCAAGCACCTTGGACAGAGACTTGGGAGACACCCGAGACACGTCAATGAGGAGCCAGCAGTGGAGATTGCACTGAACACCTGCACTCAAACACAATCCCAGTCTGGTTCAGAAGACCAAGACACCAGTACCTTTACTATTTAA